One window from the genome of Alkalihalobacillus sp. LMS6 encodes:
- a CDS encoding YpzG family protein codes for MGKEQNKSHFNSLYRDPFMSPRANSKHAFHQVNGETQQSQHNIVLEAQMRKRT; via the coding sequence ATGGGTAAGGAACAAAATAAATCGCATTTTAACAGTTTGTACCGAGATCCGTTCATGTCACCGCGTGCCAATTCTAAGCACGCTTTCCACCAAGTGAATGGTGAAACTCAACAAAGCCAACACAATATCGTGCTTGAAGCGCAGATGCGTAAGCGTACCTAG
- a CDS encoding cytosolic protein has product MYVGRDLSELENIQPSDWTDKELAFFHHGMQQMTAYLNVQGNSKHRAIIEEIENRGGLHHTATWTSGTEVHYD; this is encoded by the coding sequence ATGTACGTAGGTCGTGACTTAAGTGAATTAGAAAACATTCAACCATCTGACTGGACGGACAAAGAATTAGCGTTTTTCCATCATGGTATGCAGCAAATGACCGCTTATTTAAATGTTCAAGGAAACTCAAAACACCGGGCAATTATTGAAGAAATTGAAAACCGTGGCGGGTTACATCATACGGCAACTTGGACGAGCGGGACGGAAGTTCATTACGATTAA
- a CDS encoding gamma-type small acid-soluble spore protein, with translation MNNKASKTNKNQVKKQNQASEQGYNTEFASETDVQEVKEQNAQSASKKNQQ, from the coding sequence ATGAACAACAAAGCATCTAAAACAAACAAAAACCAAGTGAAGAAGCAAAACCAAGCTTCTGAACAAGGGTACAACACTGAATTCGCATCTGAAACTGATGTACAAGAAGTAAAAGAGCAAAACGCTCAATCTGCTTCTAAGAAAAACCAACAGTAA
- a CDS encoding aromatic acid exporter family protein translates to MRLGARILKTGLAVVLALYLARWLGINPPTFAAIAAAFAIQPSLFRTLRTFSHQVQANLIGATIGVLFVMTFGHEPFVVGVVVTLSIAIFIKLKLEAAIIPTAIVTIIIIMESPSDNFLQFALERFSAVLIGIVAAFLVNLAFIPPRYEKKVFDKVTTVTDSIQEWLTLLARHDADTIALREDIKNQRTELDKANQLFSLYREERNYFRAKTFTQRRKVVVFRQMIQATEKAYQALEAIEKRSEDYLQLPDNVQSRIEEQILTLTDYHHRIILRYNGKVNTHATDEYVDEIEKGQSTMTNLFVTLYEEEQFDLSQWHSFLPAISALIEYQQELEHLDTLVENHHTHAPDDEND, encoded by the coding sequence ATGAGACTTGGAGCACGGATATTAAAAACAGGCTTAGCTGTTGTACTAGCTCTTTATTTAGCCAGATGGCTTGGCATTAACCCGCCAACGTTTGCAGCAATTGCAGCAGCTTTCGCCATTCAACCATCGTTATTTCGGACTTTAAGAACATTTAGCCACCAAGTTCAGGCGAATCTAATTGGAGCAACGATTGGTGTCTTATTCGTAATGACTTTTGGCCACGAGCCGTTTGTTGTCGGGGTTGTGGTCACACTTTCGATTGCGATCTTTATTAAGCTTAAATTAGAAGCTGCAATTATTCCGACAGCGATTGTGACGATTATTATTATTATGGAAAGTCCTTCTGATAATTTTCTTCAATTTGCATTAGAGCGATTTTCTGCTGTATTAATTGGAATTGTCGCTGCTTTCCTTGTTAATCTAGCTTTCATTCCACCAAGATATGAAAAGAAAGTATTTGACAAGGTGACTACAGTGACGGACTCCATTCAAGAATGGCTGACGCTACTTGCCCGACATGACGCAGACACAATCGCATTACGTGAAGATATTAAAAACCAACGCACGGAACTTGATAAAGCAAATCAACTTTTTTCTCTTTATCGGGAGGAACGTAATTATTTCCGTGCAAAAACGTTTACCCAAAGAAGAAAAGTCGTTGTCTTTAGGCAAATGATTCAAGCAACTGAAAAAGCGTACCAAGCACTTGAAGCGATTGAAAAACGGTCGGAAGACTATTTACAACTGCCTGATAATGTCCAAAGCCGAATAGAAGAACAGATTCTAACCTTAACCGATTACCATCACCGAATTATTCTTCGGTACAACGGGAAAGTCAACACCCATGCAACTGACGAATATGTTGACGAGATTGAAAAAGGCCAATCAACGATGACGAATTTATTTGTCACGTTGTATGAAGAAGAACAATTTGATTTATCTCAATGGCACAGTTTCTTACCAGCAATCTCTGCACTAATTGAGTATCAACAAGAGCTAGAACATTTAGATACACTTGTAGAGAATCATCATACTCATGCACCAGATGACGAAAACGATTAA
- the recX gene encoding recombination regulator RecX, which yields MTTISKITVQKKAKQRYNIFVLENEVERYSFSVDEAVLIKYGLRKGIELDEAFMKTIVDADEAKKTFHLAVHYLSYRMRSEKEIVDYLRSKEREEEHIKQAVLRLKEERLIDDLAFAHAFVRSKANQGFIGPTKLKQQLYVKGVSEQHSDEAISEYDVTWEVEQLLLWKEKQDRKSGQTKFSKQQQINKWKTQLISKGFTLEAITQFLKSLDDEKDIEEERAALDYQGEKLFRTYERKYSDSFELKQKMIQALYRKGFSFEDAKAFVDDKLKGMSE from the coding sequence GCGCTACAATATCTTTGTTTTGGAGAACGAAGTAGAGCGTTATTCCTTTAGTGTTGATGAAGCTGTTTTAATTAAATATGGACTTCGTAAAGGAATTGAACTTGATGAAGCATTTATGAAAACAATTGTTGATGCGGATGAAGCAAAAAAGACGTTTCATTTAGCTGTTCACTACTTATCTTATCGAATGCGTTCGGAAAAAGAGATTGTTGACTATTTAAGGTCGAAAGAACGTGAAGAAGAGCATATAAAACAAGCTGTTTTACGTTTGAAAGAAGAGCGACTGATCGACGATTTAGCTTTTGCGCACGCTTTTGTTCGTTCTAAAGCGAATCAAGGTTTTATCGGACCAACAAAATTAAAGCAACAGCTTTATGTAAAAGGTGTTAGTGAGCAGCATAGTGATGAGGCAATAAGTGAATATGATGTCACATGGGAAGTGGAACAACTTCTATTGTGGAAGGAAAAGCAAGACCGAAAGAGTGGACAAACTAAATTTTCTAAGCAGCAACAAATAAACAAATGGAAAACGCAATTAATTTCAAAAGGGTTTACGCTTGAAGCGATTACTCAGTTTCTGAAGTCATTGGATGATGAAAAGGATATAGAAGAAGAGCGAGCAGCGCTTGATTATCAAGGGGAAAAGTTATTTCGTACGTATGAAAGAAAATACAGTGATTCCTTTGAATTAAAACAAAAAATGATTCAAGCGCTTTACCGCAAAGGTTTTTCGTTTGAAGATGCAAAAGCTTTTGTCGATGATAAATTAAAGGGGATGTCAGAGTAA
- a CDS encoding glutamate-1-semialdehyde 2,1-aminomutase gives MNRDTSEIHYKEAQDLIVGGVNSPSRAYKGVGGGTPVFMERGEGAHLYDVDGNKYIDYLAAYGPIITGHAHQEITQAIQDQAAKGVLYGAPTRLENEFAQILTEAMPSLEKVRFVNSGTEAVMTTIRVARAYTGREKIIKFAGCYHGHSDLVLVAAGSGPSTLGTPDSAGVTQGTAKEVITVPFNNSDALKEALNKWGDETAAVLVEPIVGNFGIVEPEPGFLEKVNELTHAAGALVIYDEVITAFRFMFGGAQDLLHVKPDMTALGKIIGGGLPIGAYGGRMDIMETVAPLGPAYQAGTMAGNPASMTAGIACLNILKREGTYDKLDELGMELEEGLHLAAAKTNVPITINRLKGALTVFFTEDPIFDYEGASNTNGEQFSMFFKAMLDQGVHLAPSKYEAWFLTTAHTKKDIEETIAAAEKAFSIVADSFYN, from the coding sequence ATGAATCGCGACACATCCGAAATACACTATAAAGAAGCACAAGACTTAATCGTAGGCGGTGTGAACAGCCCATCCCGAGCATATAAAGGGGTCGGGGGCGGAACACCAGTGTTCATGGAGCGTGGAGAAGGCGCTCATCTTTATGATGTTGATGGAAACAAATATATCGATTATTTGGCTGCATATGGGCCGATTATTACAGGGCATGCTCATCAAGAAATTACACAAGCGATCCAAGATCAAGCTGCTAAAGGCGTTCTTTACGGTGCCCCTACAAGGCTTGAAAATGAATTTGCCCAAATTTTAACTGAAGCCATGCCTTCATTAGAGAAAGTGCGCTTTGTCAATTCAGGTACTGAAGCCGTGATGACAACGATTCGAGTAGCTCGTGCTTATACAGGTAGAGAAAAAATTATTAAATTTGCTGGTTGTTACCACGGTCATTCAGATCTAGTCCTTGTTGCTGCCGGTTCCGGACCGTCCACATTAGGGACACCTGATTCAGCAGGTGTAACACAAGGAACAGCAAAAGAAGTCATTACGGTTCCATTTAACAATAGTGATGCCCTTAAAGAAGCCTTAAATAAATGGGGCGATGAAACAGCAGCGGTTCTCGTGGAACCAATTGTTGGGAACTTCGGAATCGTCGAGCCAGAGCCGGGGTTTTTAGAAAAAGTAAATGAATTAACTCATGCGGCTGGTGCGCTTGTCATTTATGATGAAGTCATTACCGCTTTCCGCTTTATGTTTGGAGGCGCGCAAGACCTACTACATGTTAAACCAGATATGACGGCACTCGGAAAAATCATCGGCGGCGGTCTTCCGATTGGCGCTTACGGTGGCCGAATGGATATTATGGAAACCGTCGCACCACTCGGACCTGCTTATCAAGCTGGAACGATGGCTGGAAATCCAGCATCTATGACTGCCGGGATTGCTTGCTTGAATATCCTAAAAAGAGAAGGCACGTATGATAAACTTGATGAATTGGGCATGGAGTTAGAAGAAGGGCTACACCTTGCAGCCGCGAAAACGAATGTGCCCATTACAATTAATCGTCTAAAAGGTGCGTTAACAGTCTTTTTTACGGAAGATCCTATTTTTGATTATGAGGGCGCATCCAATACAAATGGCGAGCAATTCAGCATGTTCTTTAAAGCGATGCTTGATCAAGGTGTTCATTTAGCTCCTTCAAAATACGAGGCTTGGTTCCTCACAACTGCTCACACAAAGAAAGATATTGAAGAAACCATTGCTGCGGCTGAAAAAGCATTTAGTATCGTTGCCGACTCTTTTTATAATTAA
- the fabL gene encoding enoyl-[acyl-carrier-protein] reductase FabL, producing the protein MERKVALVTGSSRGIGKKIAIKLAKQGHNIVINFARSRSQAEATAEEIRALGVEVLTIKANVGKQDKIKEMFTQIDEHFGRLDVFVNNAASGVLRPLMELEESHWNWTMDINAKALLFCAQEAAKRMEVSGGGKIVSLSSLGSIRYLENYTTVGVSKAAVESLTRYLAVELAPKGIIVNAVSGGAVDTDALTHFPNREQLLKDAAERTPAGRMVEPDDLAKAVMFLLSDDSSMIRGQTIIVDGGISLLA; encoded by the coding sequence ATGGAAAGAAAAGTAGCATTAGTGACTGGAAGTAGCCGAGGAATTGGAAAGAAAATTGCCATTAAACTTGCTAAGCAAGGTCATAATATCGTCATTAATTTTGCAAGAAGCCGCTCGCAAGCAGAGGCAACTGCAGAAGAAATTCGTGCATTAGGTGTTGAAGTATTAACGATAAAAGCAAACGTTGGCAAGCAAGATAAAATAAAAGAGATGTTTACACAAATTGATGAACATTTTGGACGTCTAGATGTGTTTGTGAACAATGCGGCATCTGGCGTACTACGTCCTTTAATGGAACTGGAAGAAAGTCATTGGAACTGGACTATGGACATTAACGCAAAAGCACTGCTTTTCTGTGCGCAAGAGGCAGCAAAGCGCATGGAAGTATCTGGCGGAGGGAAAATTGTTAGCTTAAGTTCACTTGGTTCGATTCGTTATTTAGAAAATTACACGACCGTTGGTGTCTCCAAAGCAGCAGTTGAATCGTTAACGCGTTATCTTGCGGTTGAATTGGCGCCAAAAGGAATCATTGTTAATGCGGTTTCTGGTGGAGCGGTGGATACAGATGCCTTAACCCATTTTCCAAACCGAGAACAATTATTAAAAGACGCTGCGGAACGAACTCCGGCAGGAAGAATGGTTGAACCAGATGACTTAGCAAAAGCGGTGATGTTTTTATTATCGGACGACTCCAGCATGATTCGTGGGCAAACGATTATAGTCGATGGTGGAATTTCTCTTTTAGCTTAA
- the sspK gene encoding small, acid-soluble spore protein K — protein sequence MRNKAKNFPNPISFDGNKANKADAHASKRPDGSINDRPKERMSSSNHFKTF from the coding sequence GTGCGAAACAAAGCGAAAAACTTTCCAAATCCGATTTCGTTTGATGGCAATAAAGCCAATAAAGCTGATGCACACGCATCAAAGCGTCCGGATGGCTCGATTAACGACCGTCCAAAAGAACGAATGAGTTCGTCCAACCACTTTAAAACGTTTTAA
- a CDS encoding metal-dependent hydrolase: MDTSTHIVMGVGLAGLATLDPNVSSSPYMATAVLATTLVASNAPDFDTILKLRNNAVYIRHHRGLTHSLPALLLWPFIVSGGLMLFFQDAYWPTMLLWAAISVFLHVFVDIFNAYGTQALRPVTNRWIALGVINIFDPVIFGAHIAGILLWIFGVPPGPTFAVIYFLLIFYYLWRYSQKQQVVRQARNIHPTASHIFVSPTIRWHKWHLVIRTPDMLYVAQSKDRVIHFFESYTFDPIPTDPVMQAARSDKNLAAFLSFSPTYRWEMEATDEGGYEVRFVDLRYRSNGYYPFVAIVKMDERLNIITSYTGWVYSEETLRKKLKIIT; encoded by the coding sequence ATGGATACATCCACACATATTGTTATGGGTGTAGGATTGGCTGGACTTGCGACGTTAGATCCAAACGTCTCATCATCTCCTTATATGGCAACAGCCGTTTTAGCTACCACTTTAGTGGCTTCAAACGCTCCAGATTTTGATACGATACTTAAATTACGAAACAACGCTGTTTACATTCGCCATCATCGAGGACTCACCCATTCCTTACCCGCTCTACTCCTTTGGCCTTTTATTGTATCAGGAGGATTAATGCTTTTCTTCCAAGATGCGTATTGGCCAACAATGCTTTTATGGGCAGCAATTTCTGTCTTTCTGCATGTGTTTGTTGATATTTTTAACGCATACGGCACACAGGCTTTAAGACCTGTTACGAATAGGTGGATTGCTCTTGGCGTAATTAACATATTTGACCCTGTAATATTCGGAGCTCATATTGCAGGTATTCTGCTATGGATATTTGGCGTACCACCTGGCCCTACATTCGCTGTCATTTACTTTTTGCTTATCTTTTATTACCTATGGAGGTATTCTCAAAAGCAACAAGTCGTTCGTCAAGCGAGGAATATTCATCCAACAGCTTCACATATTTTTGTTTCACCGACGATTCGCTGGCATAAATGGCATCTCGTTATTCGTACACCTGACATGCTTTACGTGGCGCAATCAAAAGATCGTGTGATTCACTTTTTTGAAAGCTATACGTTTGACCCCATTCCGACTGATCCAGTGATGCAAGCAGCTCGATCTGACAAGAATTTAGCCGCCTTTCTTTCCTTCTCGCCAACGTATCGATGGGAAATGGAAGCAACAGATGAAGGAGGTTATGAAGTTCGTTTCGTTGACTTGCGCTATCGCAGCAACGGGTACTATCCATTTGTCGCTATCGTCAAAATGGATGAACGCCTGAACATTATAACGTCCTATACTGGTTGGGTTTATAGTGAAGAAACACTAAGAAAAAAATTGAAGATTATCACGTAG
- the mutY gene encoding A/G-specific adenine glycosylase, translating to MLEQNQAKINAFQTNLVSWYNEHKRDLPWRTSQDPYRVWVSEVMLQQTRVDTVIPYYERFMRLFPEMEDLAYASEEEILKVWEGLGYYSRVRNLQKGVREVVEHYGGEVPKNRKEIESLKGVGPYTAGAVLSIAYDLPEPAVDGNVMRVLSRVFNLSDDIAKPSTRKKHEAILYEAIYADDPSSFNQGLMELGALVCTPTSPGCLLCPVREQCDAFYLGTQADLPVKSKKKKAKTVDLDAFVLLDENKQLYIEKRPAEGLLAGLWQLPMLPKSQSTKDGQAAISKTYGMNSSLKPLDFHVKHVFSHIIWEIDLYIGHVKQAEMPREWKAVMKHELEQFAFPVSQQKLLSYCLEEELL from the coding sequence TTGCTAGAACAAAATCAAGCTAAAATTAATGCGTTTCAAACCAATTTAGTTAGTTGGTACAATGAACATAAACGAGATTTACCATGGAGAACCTCACAAGATCCGTATCGAGTTTGGGTCTCAGAAGTGATGCTCCAACAAACGAGAGTCGATACTGTCATCCCATATTATGAACGTTTTATGCGTTTGTTTCCGGAAATGGAAGACCTAGCATACGCTTCAGAAGAAGAGATTTTAAAAGTATGGGAAGGATTAGGGTATTACTCACGGGTTCGCAATCTTCAAAAAGGCGTGCGAGAAGTGGTGGAACACTATGGTGGCGAAGTTCCTAAAAATCGAAAAGAAATTGAATCGTTAAAAGGCGTTGGTCCTTACACCGCAGGAGCGGTGCTAAGTATTGCCTATGACTTACCAGAACCAGCTGTAGACGGCAACGTGATGCGTGTACTGTCTCGAGTTTTTAATTTGAGCGATGATATTGCCAAACCAAGCACGAGAAAAAAACATGAAGCCATTCTTTATGAAGCTATCTATGCCGATGATCCTTCTAGTTTTAATCAAGGATTAATGGAGTTGGGTGCACTTGTATGTACGCCTACATCACCTGGCTGCTTATTGTGTCCTGTACGCGAACAGTGCGATGCATTTTATTTAGGCACCCAAGCGGATCTTCCAGTCAAAAGTAAAAAGAAAAAAGCAAAAACGGTTGATTTAGATGCTTTTGTCTTATTAGATGAAAACAAGCAATTATATATTGAAAAACGTCCTGCAGAAGGATTATTAGCAGGATTGTGGCAACTGCCAATGTTGCCTAAATCTCAATCAACTAAAGACGGACAAGCAGCTATTTCAAAAACTTATGGAATGAATTCAAGCCTTAAGCCATTAGACTTTCACGTGAAACATGTTTTCAGCCATATTATTTGGGAAATTGATTTGTATATCGGACACGTTAAACAAGCAGAAATGCCGCGAGAGTGGAAAGCGGTAATGAAACATGAACTTGAGCAGTTTGCTTTTCCTGTGTCACAGCAAAAGCTATTGAGTTATTGTTTAGAGGAGGAGTTACTATGA
- a CDS encoding ABC transporter ATP-binding protein yields MNTIKRYMFFVKPYKKQIGFTIIIGIMKFGIPLLFPLAMMYIIDDILLNEEMASSDQYSQIYWIIGGMAILFIVLRPPIEYYRQYFAQWIGNKILFDIRDHLFTHIQKLSLRFYSNRKVGEIISRVIHDVEQTKNFVITGLMNVWLDLATIIIAIIIMLNLNVWLTLVAISMFPFYGFSIKYFYQHLRKLTRVRSQALADVQGHLHERVQGMNVIRSFANEDYEQDQFSHRNRNFLTKALDHTKWNAKTFAVVNTVTDVAPLLVLFVSALFVLQGNLEIGVMSAFVLYMERLYGPLRRLVNSSTTLTQSIASMDRVFEFIDEKYDITDKPSATPLTQVDGKVTFDRVSFSYSTDDHAILKDIRLDIPAGQTVAFVGMSGGGKSTLVSLIPRFYDVTSGRILLDGKDIRDLQVRTLRDNIGMVLQDNILFSDSVKMNIKIGNPDASDEEVMVAAKAANAHDFIMGLEEGYDTEVGERGVKLSGGQKQRIAIARVFLKNPPILVFDEATSALDLESEHYIQEALEDLARDRTTFIVAHRLSTITNADQIVVIEEGTVKEQGTHQELMKKQGAYYKLYSVQEM; encoded by the coding sequence TTGAATACGATTAAGCGCTATATGTTCTTTGTAAAACCGTATAAAAAACAAATTGGTTTTACAATTATCATCGGCATTATGAAATTTGGTATTCCGTTGCTGTTTCCATTAGCAATGATGTATATCATTGACGACATTTTATTGAACGAAGAAATGGCTTCAAGTGACCAATATTCACAAATTTATTGGATTATTGGTGGCATGGCTATTCTTTTCATCGTATTACGTCCGCCGATTGAATATTACCGACAATACTTTGCACAATGGATTGGGAATAAAATTTTATTCGACATTCGCGACCACTTGTTTACGCACATACAGAAATTAAGCTTGCGTTTTTACTCAAATCGTAAAGTAGGCGAAATTATTTCCCGCGTCATTCATGATGTGGAGCAGACGAAGAACTTTGTTATCACTGGTTTAATGAATGTGTGGTTAGATTTAGCGACGATTATTATTGCCATTATTATTATGTTGAATTTGAATGTTTGGCTCACCCTTGTAGCAATTTCCATGTTTCCGTTCTACGGGTTTTCCATTAAATATTTTTATCAACATTTACGAAAGCTTACTCGAGTGCGCTCGCAGGCGCTGGCGGATGTTCAAGGGCATTTGCATGAGCGCGTGCAAGGAATGAACGTTATTCGTAGTTTCGCAAATGAAGACTATGAGCAGGATCAATTTTCGCATCGCAACAGAAACTTTTTAACAAAAGCATTGGATCATACGAAGTGGAACGCAAAAACGTTTGCAGTTGTTAATACGGTAACCGATGTTGCACCGTTGTTAGTTTTATTTGTTTCGGCTTTATTTGTGCTGCAAGGCAATCTAGAAATAGGTGTGATGAGTGCGTTTGTTCTTTATATGGAACGTTTATATGGGCCACTAAGACGATTAGTCAATTCATCCACAACGTTAACCCAGTCGATTGCATCAATGGACCGAGTGTTTGAATTCATTGATGAGAAATATGATATAACGGATAAACCAAGCGCTACACCATTAACTCAAGTTGATGGAAAAGTAACGTTTGACCGTGTCTCGTTTTCGTATAGTACCGATGACCATGCGATCCTTAAAGATATTCGTTTGGATATACCTGCCGGACAAACTGTTGCATTCGTTGGAATGAGCGGGGGTGGAAAAAGTACGTTAGTTAGCTTAATTCCGCGGTTTTATGATGTGACATCAGGTCGGATCTTACTTGATGGGAAAGATATCCGCGATCTTCAAGTAAGAACGTTGCGTGACAATATTGGCATGGTTCTACAAGACAATATTTTATTTAGCGATAGTGTGAAAATGAACATTAAGATTGGAAATCCGGATGCCTCTGATGAAGAAGTGATGGTGGCGGCAAAAGCAGCGAATGCACACGATTTTATTATGGGGCTTGAAGAAGGCTATGATACGGAAGTAGGGGAGAGAGGCGTTAAGCTCTCAGGTGGTCAAAAGCAGCGAATTGCAATTGCACGTGTATTTTTAAAAAATCCACCGATTCTTGTTTTTGATGAAGCGACATCTGCGCTAGACCTCGAAAGTGAGCACTATATTCAAGAGGCTTTAGAAGATTTAGCAAGAGATCGAACAACCTTCATTGTCGCACACCGTCTATCAACAATTACAAATGCAGACCAAATTGTTGTAATTGAAGAAGGAACCGTAAAAGAACAAGGAACCCATCAGGAATTAATGAAGAAACAGGGAGCATACTATAAACTTTATAGCGTTCAAGAAATGTAA
- a CDS encoding DUF402 domain-containing protein: MSFPKEGSTIQIQSYKHNGTLHRIWEDTTILKGSSKVVIAGNDRIIVRESDGRHWRTREPAICYFDADQWFNTIGMIRADGIYYYCNIGTPFTWDEEALKYIDYDLDIKVYPDMTMKLLDEDEYELHSKLMNYPPELDGILRRSVDELISWIHQRKGPFAPQFVESWYERYLQYR; encoded by the coding sequence ATGAGCTTTCCTAAGGAAGGCAGCACCATCCAAATACAAAGTTATAAACATAATGGTACACTTCATCGGATCTGGGAAGATACCACGATTTTGAAAGGTTCTTCTAAAGTTGTGATCGCGGGAAATGACCGAATCATTGTCCGCGAATCAGACGGAAGACATTGGCGAACACGGGAACCAGCAATTTGCTACTTTGATGCGGACCAATGGTTTAACACGATTGGAATGATTCGTGCGGACGGCATTTATTACTACTGTAATATTGGCACACCGTTCACGTGGGATGAAGAAGCGCTGAAATACATTGATTATGACTTGGATATTAAAGTGTATCCTGATATGACGATGAAGCTGCTAGACGAAGATGAATATGAGTTACACAGTAAATTGATGAATTATCCGCCAGAGTTAGATGGCATACTTAGAAGAAGTGTGGACGAATTAATATCTTGGATTCACCAAAGAAAAGGTCCGTTTGCGCCACAATTTGTAGAAAGTTGGTATGAGCGGTACTTGCAGTATCGGTAA
- a CDS encoding YfhH family protein has product MEKRFSDMDEYELKLEISMLNEKAKKAEQLGNMNEFAVYERRKTLAQSYLINPDLIEPGHAYRMKDGVTIFEVSYMNGRFAWGYRSGERELAGVPISLLADKITMDA; this is encoded by the coding sequence ATGGAAAAGCGTTTTAGCGATATGGATGAGTACGAATTAAAGTTAGAGATTTCAATGTTAAATGAAAAAGCGAAAAAAGCGGAACAGCTAGGAAATATGAATGAGTTTGCAGTTTATGAAAGAAGAAAAACATTAGCTCAGTCATATTTGATAAATCCAGATTTAATTGAGCCTGGACACGCATATCGTATGAAGGACGGGGTCACGATTTTTGAAGTCTCTTATATGAATGGCCGTTTTGCCTGGGGCTATCGTTCAGGTGAGCGAGAGCTTGCAGGAGTGCCAATCTCATTGTTAGCGGATAAAATTACAATGGATGCATAG
- a CDS encoding SDR family NAD(P)-dependent oxidoreductase → MNLQLNGKAVFVTGGTKGIGKAIAESFAAEGCKVAVCARHEVDNFSEDIPIILGDITKFEERERIFKEVTASIGPIDILINNAGGSNGAEIEKTTLDDFHQAFELNYFSAVHFSKLVLPGMKANKEGAIIQVSSIFGRESGGKATYNNAKAALISFTKALADEVMKEGIRVNSVAPGSILHPTGNWQKRLDENPEKINNFVEANIPAGRFGTPEEIADVVVFMASSKASWVTGSSLQVDGGQSKMNM, encoded by the coding sequence ATGAACTTACAATTGAATGGAAAAGCGGTTTTTGTCACTGGTGGCACGAAAGGAATTGGAAAAGCAATTGCAGAGTCTTTCGCAGCAGAAGGCTGTAAAGTTGCGGTATGTGCGAGACATGAGGTCGATAACTTTTCTGAAGACATTCCTATTATTTTAGGTGATATTACTAAATTTGAAGAACGGGAACGCATTTTTAAAGAAGTGACGGCTAGCATTGGACCAATTGATATTTTAATTAATAACGCAGGTGGAAGCAACGGAGCAGAAATTGAAAAAACGACGCTTGATGATTTTCATCAAGCCTTTGAATTAAATTATTTTTCTGCTGTTCATTTTTCGAAACTAGTACTTCCAGGAATGAAAGCGAACAAAGAAGGGGCGATTATTCAAGTGAGCTCTATATTTGGACGGGAATCTGGAGGAAAGGCGACTTACAACAATGCAAAAGCAGCGTTGATTAGCTTTACAAAAGCGCTCGCTGATGAAGTAATGAAGGAAGGCATTCGTGTAAATAGTGTGGCGCCAGGAAGTATTTTGCACCCAACTGGGAATTGGCAAAAACGATTAGACGAGAATCCTGAGAAAATCAATAATTTTGTTGAAGCAAATATTCCAGCAGGCCGATTCGGTACGCCAGAAGAAATTGCTGATGTTGTCGTGTTTATGGCGTCTTCAAAAGCAAGCTGGGTGACTGGATCAAGCTTACAAGTAGACGGCGGTCAATCAAAAATGAATATGTAG